One segment of Neobacillus endophyticus DNA contains the following:
- a CDS encoding DUF2759 domain-containing protein translates to MGLVIIFTLVTLLAAYGVFSSLKNKNLLGAFWGLASFCIFGWFTLMTVIHSGFPTGTH, encoded by the coding sequence ATGGGATTGGTTATTATTTTTACGTTAGTTACCCTGCTTGCAGCCTATGGCGTCTTCAGTTCTTTAAAAAATAAAAATCTTTTAGGAGCATTTTGGGGGCTGGCATCATTTTGTATATTTGGCTGGTTTACCTTAATGACAGTTATCCACTCCGGCTTTCCAACAGGCACACACTAA
- a CDS encoding MTH1187 family thiamine-binding protein, with protein MAIVDVAVIPLGTESPSVSKYVASVQKVLKQYEGEGKIRYQLTPMNTVIEGELPVLFEVIQAMHEVPFSEGIKRVATTIRIDDRRDVKRSMEYKVERVTSLLKDSE; from the coding sequence ATGGCAATCGTAGACGTTGCCGTGATTCCGCTTGGCACGGAATCACCAAGTGTCAGCAAATATGTGGCAAGTGTTCAAAAAGTATTAAAACAATATGAAGGGGAAGGGAAAATTCGATATCAGCTTACCCCGATGAATACAGTGATAGAAGGGGAATTACCTGTCCTGTTCGAGGTGATTCAAGCCATGCATGAAGTGCCATTCTCTGAAGGTATTAAACGGGTCGCGACTACGATTCGGATCGATGATAGGAGAGATGTTAAGCGAAGCATGGAATATAAGGTAGAAAGAGTCACAAGCCTATTAAAGGATTCAGAATAG